The Lampris incognitus isolate fLamInc1 chromosome 7, fLamInc1.hap2, whole genome shotgun sequence genome window below encodes:
- the rnf7 gene encoding RING-box protein 2, with amino-acid sequence MDEGDEPGLVHPHNTSTGSKTGGDKMFSLKKWNAVAMWSWDVECDTCAICRVQVMDACLRCQAENKQEDCVVVWGECNHSFHNCCMSLWVKQNNRCPLCQQDWVVQRIGK; translated from the exons ATGGATGAGGGTGACGAGCCGGGTCTAGTTCACCCTCACAACACGTCGACGGGGTCTAAAACGGGCGGCGACAAGATGTTCTCCCTCAAGAAGTGGAACGCCGTGGCTATGTGGAGCTGGGACGTTGAGTGTGATACGTGTGCCATTTGCAGGGTTCAGGTGATGG ATGCTTGCCTCCGATGCCAGGCTGAGAACAAGCAGGAAGACTGTGTCG tggtATGGGGGGAGTGCAACCACTCTTTTCACAACTGCTGCATGTCCCTTTGGGTGAAACAGAACAATCGCTGTCCCCTATGCCAACAGGACTGGGTTGTTCAGAGAATTGGCAAATAA